The proteins below are encoded in one region of Aspergillus nidulans FGSC A4 chromosome III:
- a CDS encoding uncharacterized protein (transcript_id=CADANIAT00006342) — protein MATAGGLPPFQRLSPDNHGPIITLISVCLLIVAVIFVLAKSGSAIYFKQRRTAGSTPIWAALVVVLQKAVDNGLGKHEAGLSESQIQRLSKYSYAAQLLLIIVLSLSKLSTALLVWKLTPSRSLRQYCTTAAVVIAGWTIFALFSISFQCQMPETWRYTPERCAGEGALLYPIAVFNIVTEIILVILPFVMMQNVQMASQKKVKILSSFSSRLCVVGLAIAHLALLPSFVHSDDIPSCVPTLYHIFAGLHSGLITTQIQLPDGVELSRTGTGKFARSKTSAYISQTSSAGGSGSRSRGRSKERGSGRSSRGLRRDSSLFDPRAANAAVVTEISATNVGNETQSGGTMIRRSSSSEGTESTRRLTQEVMGKQQGVMRTVDITVEVEHQCEKGHDIQ, from the exons ATGGCCACCGCAGGAGGCCTACCTCCATTCCAGAGACTGTCGCCCGATAACCATGGCCCTATCATCACACTAATCTCGGTCTGTCTTCTGATCGTCGCTGTGATCTTCGTGCTCGCGAAGTCAGGGTCAGCAATCTACTTTAAGCAGCGGCGGACGGCAGGCAGTACCCCAATTTGGGCTGCTCTG GTCGTTGTTCTGCAGAAGGCTGTCGATAATGGACTGGGAAAGCACGAGGCTGGACTCAGCGAGAGCCAGATCCAGCGTCTGAGCAAG TATTCATACGCCGCTCAgctccttctcatcattgtCCTCTCGCTATCGAAACTATCGACAGCTCTGCTCGTCTGGAAATTAACACCGAGTCGCAGTCTCCGCCAATACTGCACCACAGCAGCCGTGGTTATCGCCGGATGGACGATATTTGCGCTATTCAGCATCTCCTTTCAGTGCCAGATGCCAGAAACGTGGCGTTATACCCCTGAGCGATGTGCTGGAGAG GGCGCGTTACTCTACCCCATCGCAGTCTTCAACATCGTTACTGAGATAATTCTTGTCATTTTGCCGTTCGTCATGATGCAGAATGTGCAGATGGCGTCGCAGAAGAAAGTCAAGATCCTGAGCTCGTTTTCCTCCCGGCTATG TGTTGTCGGCCTCGCAATCGCGCATCTAGCTCTCCTCCCTTCCTTCGTGCACTCGGACGACATTCCAT CCTGCGTCCCGACCCTTTACCACATCTTTGCGGGTCTGCATTCAGGCCTGATAACGACCCAGATCCAGCTCCCTGACGGCGTCGAACTCTCACgcacaggaacaggaaaatTCGCAAGGTCAAAGACAAGCGCGTATATAAGCCagacctcctccgccggagGTAGTGGGAGCAGATCGCGCGGCAGGTCTAAGGAACGAGGCTCGGGCAGGAGCAGCCGAGGACTCCGAAGGGATTCCTCACTCTTCGATCCAAGGGCCGCTAATGCAGCTGTTGTAACAGAGATTTCGGCTACCAATGTTGGCAATGAGACGCAAAGTGGTGGGACGATGATACGCCGTTCGAGCTCGAGCGAGGGAACGGAGAGTACGAGACGCCTTACGCAGGAAGTCATGGGCAAGCAGCAGGGGGTTATGAGAACAGTTGATATCAcagttgaggttgagcatCAGTGCGAGAAGGGGCACGATATCCAATAA
- a CDS encoding uncharacterized protein (transcript_id=CADANIAT00006341), giving the protein MAISWQAQIFLSFLGGGIGCLAVFGIPCRSMQFLWHAQPNHSRSFGMYVIDPAGNPTEEESYILQVPLRELKQGIDDEEILARFSKGFFAGWVFGPERWIAPFVQGIIDHQVFSNAREAPGDLCSRPDASDPDISRPNAMSQQRLPPLGACLFGLYYLVDTSVCSPKYRTSIYPGSAQRPRPERSFVEYAGRTQGRSLAASHRFELVRDCPVANGEAKITIIYSHVRSNPRTGGRVYSRPMTAMHVCYAHLLFAEGVREVLASRGSA; this is encoded by the exons ATGGCGATCTCCTGGCAGGCTCAGATATTCCTGTCCTTCCTGGGTGGAGGCATAGGATGTTTAGCAGTCTTTGGGATCCCATGCCGGTCGATGCAATTTCTCTGGCACGCTCAGCCAAATCACAGCCGATCCTTTGGAATGTACGTCATCGACCCCGCGGGAAAtcctaccgaggaggaaagCTATATCTTGCAGGTGCCGCTGCGCGAGTTGAAGCAGGGAATagatgacgaggagattCTAGCAAGGTTCTCCAAAGGATTCTTTGCTGGGTGGGTTTTTGGGCCAGAGAGATGGATAGCGCCGTTTGTGCAGGGGATTATTGACCATCAGG TATTTTCCAATGCAAGGGAAGCTCCTGGAGATTTATGTTCACGTCCAGACGCGTCCGACCCTGACATATCTCGCCCCAATGCCATGTCTCAGCAGCGCCTCCCGCCTCTCGGTGCATGCCTATTCGGCCTATACTATCTTGTTGACACAAGCGTTTGCAGCCCAAAATATCGAACGTCAATATACCCCGGATCTGCTCAAAGACCCCGACCAGAGCGGAGTTTCGTGGAATACGCAGGCCGCACGCAAGGCAGAAGCCTTGCGGCCTCGCACCGGTTCGAGTTGGTTAGGGATTGTCCTGTAGCGAACGGTGAAGCGAAGATCACAATTATCTACTCGCATGTTAGGAGTAACCCGCGCACGGGCGGACGGGTGTATTCAAggccgatgacggcgatgCATGTTTGCTATGCACATTTGCTGTTCGCTGAGGGGGTGAGGGAGGTCCTTGCTTCGCGGGGTTCTGCTTGA
- a CDS encoding uncharacterized protein (transcript_id=CADANIAT00006344) — protein sequence MILNFPTLRYKFVVRELLLNARTTVCNISRARIPEQNRGAPELVAVNDLGQRLCDTIPAFSLKSSGNRSSLILQLEHDGKNDTVSHSHQNNVLWKMILQS from the exons ATGATTTT GAACTTTCCAACTCTACGATACAAGTTCGTTGTGCGAGAACTTCTCCTCAATGCCAGAACTACTGTCTGCAACATCTCACGAGCTCGAATTCCAGAGCAGAATCGTGGTGCACCAG AACTAGTTGCGGTCAATGACCTCGGGCAGAGACTTTGCGATACGATTCCTGCGTTTTCACTCAAAAGTTCTGGCAACCGAAGCTCTCTTATACTACAACTTGAGCACGATGGAAAGAATGATACCGTCAGCCATAGCCACCAAAACAATGTTCTGTGGAAGATGATTCTGCAATCATGA
- a CDS encoding WW domain binding protein 11 (transcript_id=CADANIAT00006345) — protein MAKDKERSINPAAAQRKLEKQKSLKKSKAEALARRNEKLARRNPERIQRQINELKEMEQSGQSLRPREKQILEALERDLRAVLKAREALGDKAPKFASSQHQRGDDHPRERRDGGVLGKRRRDNHGRFGDQDSDSSETDEEVRRIPMPRDTPPPIPREYQRRKEANAGGQARGPHPLPAKPLVTESKTVYEAKPEIRDLRKEAVSKFIPAAVRVKKESIRGQGKLLEPEELDRLEKAGYNAGPAETTTTADEQSRLLEEERRFDQELKSVQIEEVEDEEA, from the coding sequence CCGGCGGCCGCGCAGCGGAAACTAGAAAAACAGAAGAGTCTCAAAAAAAGCAAGGCTGAAGCGCTTGCCCGCCGAAATGAGAAGCTGGCCCGTCGCAATCCAGAGCGCATCCAGCGGCAAATCAACGAGCTGAAGGAAATGGAACAGTCGGGACAGAGCCTGCGACCACGTGAGAAACAGATCTTGGAAGCTCTCGAACGGGATTTGCGGGCCGTGCTGAAGGCCCGTGAAGCTTTGGGCGATAAGGCACCCAAGTTCGCGAGCTCACAGCACCAGCGGGGTGACGATCATCCGCGGGAACGGAGGGACGGTGGGGTACTGGGGAAGCGAAGACGGGATAACCATGGACGCTTTGGAGACCAAGATAGTGACAGCAGCGAGACGGACGAAGAAGTTCGGAGGATACCCATGCCACGGGATACCCCCCCGCCTATCCCACGCGAGTAccagagaaggaaagaggcaAATGCAGGCGGCCAGGCTCGCGggcctcatcctctcccgGCGAAACCTCTGGTAACAGAATCGAAGACTGTTTACGAGGCAAAGCCCGAAATTCGCGACCTACGAAAAGAAGCCGTCAGCAAATTCATCCCAGCCGCAGTCAGAGTCAAGAAAGAATCAATACGAGGCCAGGGCAAGCTGTTAGAgccggaagagctggaccgGCTAGAAAAGGCCGGGTACAACGCCGGCCCCGCAGAAACgaccaccaccgccgatgaACAGTCCAGActcctggaagaagaacgacgGTTTGACCAAGAACTCAAGTCCGTCCAAatcgaagaagttgaagacgaggaagcaTGA
- a CDS encoding putative GABA permease (transcript_id=CADANIAT00006343), whose product MQEEMEMKGGSAVRLGPAENGPGAGSVAYRQKQQLERYLSFFSSLAFSATLLASWESAGGSLQAGLLNGGPAAIVYGIIISTLGNLAIACSLAELASVHPTAGAQYHWSYHLAPRFRRFISFFQGWVTVFSWSALVCISPYFIGSQIQGMVALAHPEYEVVRWRSTLLMWAVALIPIVINIFARRVLGAIEVAAGIMHIVFLPVTIAVFVILAPRNPNEFVWNTFVSLGGWKNPGVAYSVGLLGVITPLSGVDGVIHMAEEVKNAKTVVPRSMIYGTLINGILAFGYLIAILYCMGDYMEALQSPTGYPIITIAYQATGSKAATFVLMAMGMLPGWIALFNGLASVTRLAWAFARDNGLPFSDFFARVDPRFKIPIRALFLVASCIVVLSFIQIGSSTAFNAILSLSTLGLYISYLIPLWLLVYKRLTSPTDIPKGTFSLGKLGLPMNLLAILFATYFVIFLPFPPLLPVTGENMQYAGPVLGFVMLFAIGDWIVRGRHRWEGPTVSLRAYDRE is encoded by the exons ATGCAGGAAGAGATGGAAATGAAAGGCGGAAGTGCTGTACGATTAGGGCCAGCAGAGAATGGGCCTGGTGCTGGTAGCGTGGCCTATCGCCAAAAGCAGCAATTGGAG AGGTATCTCAGCTTTTTCTCGTCACTCGCGTTCTCTGCAACGCTGCTTGCCTCTTGGGAGTCCGCCGGCGGCAGTTTACAGGCAGGGCTGCTCAACGGGGGCCCGGCAGCTATCGTCTACGGCATTATTATTAGCACGCTGGGTAACCTGGCCATTGCATGCTCTCTCGCCGAGCTCGCCTCTGT ACACCCCACAGCCGGCGCCCAGTACCACTGGAGCTACCATCTTGCTCCACGCTTCCGTCGCttcatcagcttcttccaAG GCTGGGTGACCGTCTTCTCCTGGTCCGCGCTCGTCTGCATATCGCCCTACTTCATCGGTTCCCAGATCCAGGGGATGGTCGCTCTAGCACACCCAGAATACGAGGTCGTGAGATGGCGCAGCACACTGCTGATGTGGGCAGTGGCCTTGATTCCTATCGTGATTAACATATTTGCACGGCGCGTGCTGGGTGCCATCGAGGTCGCCGCGGGCATCATGCACATCGTCTTCCTGCCAGTAACCATCGCCGTATTTGTCATTCTGGCCCCTCGCAACCCGAATGAGTTCGTCTGGAATACGTTTGTCAGTCTTGGTGGCTGGAAAAATCCTGGCGTAGCATATTCGGTTGGTCTACTGGGGGTCATTACGCCCTTGTCTG GCGTCGATGGCGTAATTCACATGGCTGAAGAAGTCAAGAACGCCAAAACGGTCGTCCCGCGCTCTATGATCTATGGCACCCTGATCAAcggcatcctcgccttcggctacctcatcgccatcctctACTGTATGGGTGACTATATGGAGGCACTGCAGAGCCCAACAGGTTACCCCATTATCACAATTGCCTACCAAGCAACGGGCTCCAAAGCCGCCACGTTCGTCCTTATGGCTATGGGTATGTTGCCGGGGTGGATTGCGCTATTCAATGGTCTCGCATCTGTGACCCGTCTAGCGTGGGCATTTGCGCGTGATAACGGTCTGCCGTTCTCTGACTTCTTTGCGCGCGTCGACCCCCGCTTCAAAATCCCTATCCGGGCTCTTTTCCTAGTTGCCTCCTGCATTGTCGTGCTCTCATTCATCCAGATCGGCTCCAGCACTGCATTCAACGCtatcctctccctcagcaCCTTGGGTCTCTACATCTCCTACCTGATCCCCCTGTGGCTGCTCGTCTACAAGCGACTCACATCTCCCACTGATATACCAAAGGGGACGTTCAGTCTCGGAAAGCTGGGACTCCCCATGAATCTTTTAGCGATTCTGTTTGCGACGTACTTTGTCATCTTCCTTCCGTTTCCGCCACTTCTGCCGGTAACGGGGGAGAACATGCAGTACGCGGGGCCGGTGCTAGGTTTTGTTATGCTTTTTGCGATTGGGGACTGGATTGTTCGGGGACGACATAGGTGGGAAGGCCCAACGGTTAGTTTGAGGGCGTATGACAGGGAGTAA